One Rosa chinensis cultivar Old Blush chromosome 5, RchiOBHm-V2, whole genome shotgun sequence genomic region harbors:
- the LOC112165978 gene encoding magnesium transporter MRS2-3 yields the protein MRPHHQLLPQPSKSSPPAVEDPAGSHRPPVAGSVGLLGPRKKGTKATTSVRAWLLIDSEGNSQVLEAGKHAIMRRTGLPARDLRILDPVLRCPSTVLGRERAIVINLEHIKAIITAQEVLLVNSADLSVTPFVDELRRRLVRHQQATTIASEGNDDGHTKLHDLGESRQNSPSGQHDGVGKEVVKKQLYGSKVLSFEFVALETCLEAACTSLENEAKGLEKEAHPALEKLSSKISTLNLERVRQIKSRLVAISGRVQKVRDEIEHLLDDDEDMAEMYLTDKLSVESDLENSSASSMNEQMRDEMDDEIHQAAEVDDRNSDTGTGTSKQLDVEELEMLLEAYFVQIDGTLNKLSTLREDVDDTEDYINIMLDDKQNQLLQMGVVLSTATLVVNAFIVVAGIFGMNIGIELFDEELKTGNKKFMWTIGGSSMACVFFFVIAIAWGKHMRLLDIPSLFFVCSRRIRKNVRWFA from the exons ATGAGACCTCATCATCAGCTTCTTCCCCAGCCCTCCAAGTCAAGCCCGCCAGCCGTAGAAGACCCCGCCGGATCCCACCGTCCACCCGTCGCCGGGTCAGTGGGCCTTCTTGGGCCCAGGAAGAAAGGGACCAAGGCTACAACTAGTGTTCGTGCGTGGCTGCTGATTGACTCCGAAGGCAACTCTCAAGTTTTGGAGGCCGGAAAACACGCCATCATGCGGCGCACGGGTCTGCCGGCCCGGGACCTCCGGATCCTCGACCCGGTTCTGCGGTGCCCGTCGACGGTgctagggagagagagagctattGTTATAAACCTGGAACACATCAAGGCCATCATCACTGCCCAGGAGGTCTTGCTGGTCAACTCCGCTGACCTTTCTGTCACGCCGTTCGTTGACGAGCTTCGACGTAGGCTGGTCCGCCATCAACAAGCAACCACCATAGCTTCG GAGGGTAATGATGATGGTCATACAAAGTTGCATGATTTGGGAGAGTCGCGTCAGAATTCTCCAAGTGGTCAACATGATGGAGTAGGGaaagaagttgtgaagaagCAATTATATGGATCAAAGGTTCTTAGCTTTGAGTTTGTAGCACTAGAGACTTGTCTTGAGGCTGCTTGCACTTCCTTAGAAAATGAA GCAAAGGGATTGGAGAAAGAAGCTCATCCAGCTTTGGAGAAGCTCAGTTCCAAGATTAGTACTTTGAATTTAGAACGTGTCCGCCAAATCAAAAGCCGCTTGGTTGCTATATCAGGACGTGTCCAGAAG GTGAGGGATGAAATAGAACATTTgctagatgatgatgaagacatgGCTGAGATGTATCTGACTGACAAGCTTTCTGTTGAGTCAGACCTAGAGAACTCTTCTGCTTCATCCATGAATGAGCAGATgagagatgaaatggatgatgaAATTCATCAAGCAGCAGAAGTGGACGACAG GAACAGCGATACTGGTACAGGTACAAGCAAGCAGCTTGATGTTGAGGAGCTAGAAATGCTTTTGGAGGCATACTTTGTCCAAATTGATGGCACACTAAACAAGTTATCCACG CTGAGGGAGGATGTAGACGACACAGAGGATTACATTAACATAATGCTGGATGACAAACAGAATCAGCTGCTGCAGATGGGAGTAGTTTTATCCACAGCAACACTTGTGGTGAATGCGTTTATCGTTGTTGCCGGGATCTTTGGCATGAATATAGGGATCGAACTGTTCGATGAAGAACTTAAAACAGGAAATAAGAAGTTCATGTGGACTATTGGTGGGAGTTCCATGGCGTGTGTATTCTTCTTTGTGATTGCCATTGCCTGGGGTAAGCATATGCGCTTGCTGGATATCCCATCACTGTTCTTTGTTTGCTCAAGGAGAATCAGAAAGAATGTAAGATGGTTTGCTTAA